From Deinobacterium chartae:
GCGAACAGGTACCCCTGCCCCGAGTCGCACCCCACCACCTCGAGGTCCGTACACTGCGCTGCGGTCTCGATGCCCTCGGCGACCGTCCGGTACCCCAGTTGCC
This genomic window contains:
- a CDS encoding EAL domain-containing protein, whose amino-acid sequence is QLGYRTVAEGIETAAQCTDLEVVGCDSGQGYLFARPMPAREFEWVLAQDISGQAPTLGD